From Nicotiana tabacum cultivar K326 chromosome 20, ASM71507v2, whole genome shotgun sequence, one genomic window encodes:
- the LOC107780881 gene encoding SUMO-conjugating enzyme SCE1-like, giving the protein MSGGIARGRLAEERKAWRKNHPHGFVAKPETGPDGSVNLMVWHCSIPGKTGTDWEGGFYPITMHFSEDYPSKPPKCKFPQGFFHPNIYPSGTVCLSILNEDSGWRPAITVKQILVGIQDLLDQPNPNDPAQTDGYQLYMQDTAEYKRRVRHQAKQYPALI; this is encoded by the exons ATGTCAGGCGGAATCGCGCGTGGTCGTCTTGCTGAGGAACGCAAAGCATGGCGTAAGAATCACCCACAT ggttttgtgGCTAAGCCGGAAACAGGTCCAGATGGGTCTGTTAATTTGATGGTGTGGCATTGTTCTATCCCTGGCAAAACTGGG ACTGACTGGGAGGGCGGCTTCTATCCAATAACAATGCACTTCAGTGAAGACTACCCTAGCAAACCACCCAAGTGCAAGTTCCCTCAAGGTTTCTTTCATCCTAATATCTATCCATCAGGAACAGTATGCCTGTCTATCCTCAATGAGGACAGT GGGTGGAGGCCTGCCATTACAGTTAAACAAATTTTGGTGGGTATCCAAGATTTGCTTGACCAGCCAAATCCTAATGATCCAGCGCAAACTGATGGTTATCAGCTATACATGCAG GATACTGCTGAGTACAAGAGACGAGTGAGGCATCAAGCCAAGCAGTATCCAGCTCTTATCTGA